A region from the Salvia splendens isolate huo1 chromosome 15, SspV2, whole genome shotgun sequence genome encodes:
- the LOC121768256 gene encoding vacuolar sorting protein 39-like gives MVHSAYDSFELLHNSTAKIDAVESYGHNLLLSCSDGSLRIYCPESSANDPRSPTPSSDLYLQYPELRKEPYVLERTINGFSRRPMLAMEFLKSRELLLSLSESIAFHRLPNFETLAVITKAKGANAYSWDERRGFLCFARQRRVCIFRHDGGRGFVEVKDFGVPDSVKSMSWCGENICLGIRKEYVILNSTNGVLSEVFPSGRIASPLVVSLPSGELLLGKDNIGVFVDQNGKLLQEGRICWSEAPAAVVVEKPYAVGLLPRHIEIRSLRDPYPLIQTVVLRNVRRILQSAHVIVVALESSVYGFFPVPIGAQIVQLTASGNFEEALALCKLLPPEDSNLRAAKEQSIHIRYAHYLFENGDYEEAMEHFYASQVEINYVLSLYPSIVLPKSSVIPDPEQYMDVGGDAPVLSRGSSSLSDDMESSLPLHALDSEERTDLESRKMNHNTLMALIKFLQRKRFIIVEKAAAEGTEEAVSDAVGHNFVSYGSGRPRKTGKAQANVSISSVARDTAAILDTALLQALLLTGQTSAALELLRGLNYCDLRICEEFLQERNQHACLLELYKCNAMHHEALNLLHKLVEDSNSDNPPAELGQKFKPEMIIDYLKPLCGTDPILVLEFSMLVLESCPSQTIELFLSGNIQADLVNSYLKQHAPNMQTTYLELMLAMNESSVSGNLQNEMMQIYLSEVLDWYKDLNSQQKWDEKAFSPTRKKLLSALEGISGYNPEVLLKRLPPDALYEERAILLGKMNQHELALSIYVHKLNVPELALSYCDRIYESGPLHSGKSHGNIYLILLQIYLNPQRTTKNFEKRITSLTSNRSSAFHKVVHVAVKNKGRLSKKIAQIEGAAETRISQSGTDSGKSDYDTDDANDNEEGTSTIMLDKVLDLLGQRWDRINGAQALRLLPRETKLKNLLPFLGPLLRKSSEVYRNFSVIKSLRESENLQVKEDLYSQRKNAVKISGDSMCSLCNKKIGTSVFAVYPNGKTLVHFVCFKDSQSMKTGGKGARSPFQVR, from the exons TTACGTCCTCGAGCGGACGATCAATGGATTCTCTAGGAGGCCTATGCTCGCCATGGAGTTCCTCAAGTCGCGGGAGCTCCTCCTCTCGCTCTCGGAGTCGATCGCCTTTCACCGGCTCCCCAATTTCGAGACTCTCGCCGTGATCACGAAGGCCAAGGGCGCCAACGCCTACTCTTGGGATGAGAGGCGCGGATTTCTCTGCTTTGCGCGCCAGAGGAGGGTTTGCATCTTCAGACACGATG GGGGGCGGGGTTTCGTAGAGGTAAAAGATTTTGGTGTTCCCGATTCAGTCAAATCAATGTCATGGTGTGGTGAGAATATATGTCTGGGGATCCGAAAGGAGTATGTGATATTAAATTCCACAAATGGTGTGTTGTCTGAGGTGTTCCCCTCTGGAAGGATTGCTTCGCCTTTGGTCGTATCTCTTCCATCAGGGGAGCTTCTTCTTGGGAAG GATAATATTGGAGTGTTTGtcgaccaaaatggaaaacttcTTCAGGAAGGCAGGATTTGCTGGTCAGAGGCTCCTGCAGCAGTTGTTGTCGAAAAGCCATATGCAGTAGGTCTTCTACCAAGACATATTGAG ATACGGTCCCTTCGTGATCCTTATCCACTGATCCAGACCGTTGTTCTCCGGAATGTTCGTCGGATCCTCCAGAGTGCCCATGTTATAGTTGTTGCATTAGAGAGTTCCGTTTATGGCTTCTTTCCTGTTCCTATCGGGGCACAG ATTGTACAACTAACAGCTTCAGGCAACTTTGAGGAAGCACTGGCTTTGTGCAAGCTACTTCCTCCAGAAGATTCAAACCTCCGAGCCGCAAAGGAGCAGTCAATTCATATTAG ATATGCTCACTATTTATTTGAGAATGGGGACTATGAGGAGGCAATGGAACATTTTTATGCATCTCAAGTGGAAATCAattatgtgctttctttgtatCCATCAATcgttcttcccaaatcatctgtTATACCTGACCCTGAGCAATATATGGATGTTGGTGGAGATGCTCCAGTTCTATCAAGAGGTTCCTCAAGCTTGTCCGATGACATGGAATCTTCACTTCCTCTTCATGCCCTAGATTCTGAGGAAAGAACAGATCTTGAATCCAGGAAAATGAACCACAATACTCTGATGGCTCTCATTAAGTTCTTGCAGAGGAAAAGATTTATTATTGTTGAAAAAGCTGCTGCAGAAGGAACTGAGGAGGCTGTTTCAGATGCCGTAGGACATAATTTTGTTTCTTATGGTAGTGGTCGGCCAAGGAAAACGGGAAAG GCTCAAGCCAATGTATCTATCAGCTCAGTTGCTAGGGACACTGCAGCCATACTTGATACAGCATTACTCCAGGCCCTTCTATTGACAGGACAAACTTCAGCTGCTTTGGAACTACTTAGGGGTCTCAATTATTGTGACTTAAGGATATGTGAGGAGTTTTTGCAGGAAAGGAATCAGCATGCCTGTCTGCTAGAACTGTATAAATGTAATGCCATGCATCATGAAGCACTAAATCTTCTGCACAAATTGGTGGAAGACTCAAACTCAGACAACCCACCAGCTGAACTTGGACAGAAGTTTAAGCCTGAAATGATTATTGATTATCTTAAA CCTCTCTGTGGTACAGATCCGATACTTGTCCTGGAATTTTCTATGCTCGTCCTTGAAAGCTGCCCCTCACAAACTATTGAGCTGTTCTTGTCTGGAAATATTCAAGCAGACTTAGTGAACTCTTATCTGAAACAGCATGCTCCAAATATGCAGACTACATATTTGGAACTTATGCTTGCAATGAATGAGAGCAGTGTCTCCGGGAACCTCCAGAATGAAATG ATGCAAATATACCTGTCAGAAGTGCTTGATTGGTACAAAGATCTTAATTCTCAACAAAAGTGGGACGAGAAAGCTTTTTCTCCTACAAGGAAGAAGCTGTTGTCTGCTTTGGAGGGTATCTCTGGGTACAACCCTGAGGTTTTGTTGAAGCGTCTTCCGCCAGATGCCTTGTATGAAGAGCGGGCAATTTTGTTGGGAAAGATGAACCAACATGAGCTTGCTCTTTCGATTTATGTTCACAAG CTTAATGTTCCTGAATTGGCGTTGTCCTACTGTGATCGGATATATGAATCGGGACCTCTACACTCAGGGAAATCTCATGGAAACATTTACCTTATTCTACTACAAATATATCTGAATCCTCAGAGGACTACGAAAAACTTTGAAAAGAGAATTACTAGCTTGACATCCAACCGAAGTTCTGCATTCCACAAGGTTGTTCATGTGGCTGTTAAAAATAAAGGTCGCCTGTCAAAAAAGATTGCGCAAATTGAGGGTGCTGCGGAGACACGTATCAGCCAAAGTGGCACTGACAGTGGAAAAAGTGATTATGATACTGACGATGCCAATGATAATGAGGAAGGAACTTCTACCATTATGCTCGATAAGGTTCTTGATTTGTTGGGCCAAAGATGGGATCGAATAAATGGAGCTCAGGCTCTAAGACTGCTTCCTAGGGAAACTAAGCTGAAG AATCTACTTCCTTTCCTTGGACCTCTTTTAAGAAAATCCAGCGAAGTATACAGGAATTTTTCAGTCATAAAGAGCCTTAGAGAGAGTGAGAACCTACAG GTCAAAGAAGATCTCTATAGCCAAAGGAAGAATGCAGTGAAGATTAGTGGTGATAGTATGTGTTCGCTTTGCAACAAAAAAATAGGAACCAGCGTGTTTGCAGTTTATCCAAATGGAAAGACACTTGTCCATTTCGTATGCTTCAAAGATTCACAGAGTATGAAGACTGGGGGAAAAGGCGCACGCTCACCGTTCCAAGTTAGATGA